Part of the Methylomonas sp. AM2-LC genome, GGTCGAGGTCACGCACATGGAATGATCTGGCTTTACTGGTTAGGCGGTAGTTTTCCATGGTCATTCATATTACTGTATAAACTCAGCAATAAATTGCTACATAAGGAAGCCAAACAACTATTTTATTCTGGCGATGGTTGGTTATTATATGGTTGGCTATGGATGCTAACACCACTCCTATTTTTTAGTATTTCTGCTAATATAATCTGGACTTACGTTTTACCTAGCTTGGCTGGCTTAGCCCTGGTACTCGCCGACAGCCTGACTGGTTCAAGAGTTCAGCGCGCTATTTTAAGCTTATTGGTGCCTTTGCTGTTTTTAGGTCTAGTCTTTAGTTATCAACGTCCTGAATCCGATTTCTTCCCTTCCCAAAAACGCTTAGTAGAAGCATATTCAGCATTAGCCAATACGGGTGAGCGATTAATTTATCTGAATGAAAAAATAGACTATTCTGCACAATTTTATTTACGTGGCAAAGTCATAGAAATCCCTAATCTTGAAGCGCTGCAACAGCATTTAGCAACTGCAAACCACGATTATTATGTCATACGCAACCCCATATTAGATAGCTTACCAGATAGCGCAAAAGCTTATTTGCAGCCGGTAAAAACCTATGGACGCTATACCTTATTTCACGCAACTGACAATACAAATGACCAAGCGTTTGCCCATTAATTTAATAGTGAATGCTGATGATTACGCTTATTTTCCAGCTGTTAGCCGCGGTATCCTGGACGCTGCTAAAGCTGGAAAATTAAGTGCTACAGGTATTATTGCAAATAAACCGAATTTAACTACGCAACTAGAACAACTGGATACTTTGCAGAATATTGATTTAGGTGTGCATCTGAATTTAACGAGCGGAGAACCTTGCACCGAGCAGATGAGAATGCTACTAGATAAAAATCAAGGTTTATTTCCTAGTGCTTATCGCATGAGCTTGATGATTTTAAATCAAAAAATCAGTATCCAACACATACGCCAGGAGTGGCATGCACAAATAGAAGCCTGTGGAGGGAGACGATTAGTATTTTTGAACTCTCACGAACACATCCATATGTTACCGATTCTGTTTCCTTTAATATTACAACTTGCCAACGATTTTAATATTCCTTTTGTACGTCTAACCAAGGCAGACTGGTTATTACCAATGAGCGGTACCGCATTAGTACGCAATATATTGATGCAAGGAATGGCAAGCATTAACCAGTGGCACATCACCCGACCGATGCCGATTTTTTTGGGTTTGGGTAGTAGTGGTAAGCTTACAATTCAATATTTGGACAAACTTTTTGCAACCTTGAAACCGGGTCAAACCTATGAGCTGATGTGTCACCCAGGCTATTTTGCAGCCGATGAAATCATCCATCCGCAATTAATTGCCTATCATCACTGGGAACAAGAACTAGCACTCTTACAGAGCGCTGAACTGCAAAATTTGTACGATAAATTTGGCATTTTTTTAGGGCGTTATCACCATTAAAATAAACACATGATGAATTTAGAAAACACAACAGCCTATTTATTAAGTGTCGTGGTACCTGCCTACAATGAGGAACAAGGTATTCGCATCGCTATTCAACATATCATCGAAATTTTAGCCACCTGTAAAATTAACTGGGAAATTATTGTTGTAGACGACGGCAGTCACGATCAAACCTTTCAGTGTATCAGTGAACTAGCTAGGCAAGACTCGCGCATTAAAGCTCTGGCACTTAGCCGTAACTTCGGTAAAGAAGGTGCAATGTTAGCTGGATTAGAACATAGTAAAGGTGATGTCATCATTACTATTGATGCTGACCTGCAACATCCTCCAAAATTAATACCCGAGATGTTAAATAAATGGCAAGATGGTATACAAATCGTCCATGCAGTTAAACGCAGCCGTGACACTGATACTCTGGCAAAAAAAACCACTGCGTATTGCATCAATAAAATGATTTCTGGGCTAGGTGGAATTAATATTAATAATTCCTCAGACTTTAAGTTGATGGATAGAGAAATCGTGGATATTATCATCCACCAGTTACCGGAACGACAACGGTTTTTTCGTGGTTTAACTAGCTGGATAGGATTTAACGAAGCTTATATTTACTTCGATGTTGACAACCGACTGGAAGGTAATAGTAAATGGTCTTTCTGGTCACTATTAGAATTATCGATAACCGCCCTCACTTCCTTTACCTCACTACCCTTACGTATTATTACGGTATTGGGCATTGCTACCCTGATTTTAGGCTTTTTTGTAGCGAGTGACGCGATTGTATCTTTAATTCAAGGTCAAGCCGTGTCTGGATTTGCTACCACCATTATCAGTTTGTTGCTTATTGGAAGTTTTATTATGATTAGCTTGGGCATTATTGGTGAGTATATTGCCAAAATCTATGAGGAAGTAAAAGCTAGACCACACTATTTGATACGCGCGAGTGTAGGGGTAGAGCGAAGATCAAGAAACGCCAAAACACACACAGGTGACCAACATTTTAATTAAAAACAGCAAATAAACTAATAGCTTTAAAATTAAAAAAGATTTTAATTTTTCTAGACGTAGGACCAGTTTTATTGTTTCTATGTAATATGGTTTTATTTCTTATTATTTTGATGGCTTATTGATAGAATGCAGACACGTTTTATGACCCCCTTTGCCATGTCCAGGATATTGTCTAAATTAATTATTCGTAACCTGTATTTAATATTACTTACGGTTTCACAAACTGGTTGCGATATATCAGAGCTTAATAACCCCTATGCTGACGAGGGTAATGGGCAAATTATAGTATATTCTTCGTTTGCAGAGCGCCCTAAACATCTAGACCCTGCTATTGCTTATAGTTCTGATGAATATGGTTTTATTTGTCAAATCTATGAACCTCCCCTGCAATATGACTATCTAAAACGCCCTTATCAATTGCAAGCTTTAACAGCCGCACAACTACCCAAGGTGCGATATTTGGACCAGCAAGGTCAGGTTTTGCCTGAAACGGCTAACGAAAAAGACATTATTTTCAGTGAATACATCATTGATATTAAACAAAAAATATACTACCAACCTCACCCGGCTTTCAGCAAAAACGATAAGGGTAACTTTTTATATCACCAACTGAG contains:
- a CDS encoding ChbG/HpnK family deacetylase — encoded protein: MDAIPYFTQLTIQMTKRLPINLIVNADDYAYFPAVSRGILDAAKAGKLSATGIIANKPNLTTQLEQLDTLQNIDLGVHLNLTSGEPCTEQMRMLLDKNQGLFPSAYRMSLMILNQKISIQHIRQEWHAQIEACGGRRLVFLNSHEHIHMLPILFPLILQLANDFNIPFVRLTKADWLLPMSGTALVRNILMQGMASINQWHITRPMPIFLGLGSSGKLTIQYLDKLFATLKPGQTYELMCHPGYFAADEIIHPQLIAYHHWEQELALLQSAELQNLYDKFGIFLGRYHH
- a CDS encoding glycosyltransferase family 2 protein; amino-acid sequence: MMNLENTTAYLLSVVVPAYNEEQGIRIAIQHIIEILATCKINWEIIVVDDGSHDQTFQCISELARQDSRIKALALSRNFGKEGAMLAGLEHSKGDVIITIDADLQHPPKLIPEMLNKWQDGIQIVHAVKRSRDTDTLAKKTTAYCINKMISGLGGININNSSDFKLMDREIVDIIIHQLPERQRFFRGLTSWIGFNEAYIYFDVDNRLEGNSKWSFWSLLELSITALTSFTSLPLRIITVLGIATLILGFFVASDAIVSLIQGQAVSGFATTIISLLLIGSFIMISLGIIGEYIAKIYEEVKARPHYLIRASVGVERRSRNAKTHTGDQHFN